In Stigmatella aurantiaca, one DNA window encodes the following:
- a CDS encoding DUF3014 domain-containing protein, giving the protein MSEQSFSGGPPETSGGESPRPGSARARIVGALLAFGALVGIGAGAWHVLRQSPAAPPEVPAASGPASGQADAGAASLAPPPSVQEGDSRVRQNMTALSSDPEFAKWLGVEGLLQRFTTAVSNISDGESPRMVLSFMGPTEGFQVVEDEGKTTINPSSYERYDPVARVIGSLDVQNSVAAWKELKPLADRVYVEIAPPGRSFEQTLAQAIQHLLDVPVPPDDVEVTERGAIYVYADPQLEGLSRAQKHLLRMGPRNMQLVQNRLRELQGALELPMGGN; this is encoded by the coding sequence ATGAGCGAGCAGTCCTTTTCCGGAGGTCCACCAGAGACCTCCGGTGGCGAGTCCCCCCGGCCGGGTTCCGCCCGGGCCCGCATCGTGGGGGCCTTGCTGGCGTTCGGGGCCTTGGTGGGCATCGGTGCTGGTGCATGGCACGTGCTGCGGCAGTCGCCGGCAGCGCCTCCGGAGGTTCCCGCGGCTTCCGGGCCGGCATCCGGCCAGGCGGACGCGGGGGCGGCTTCCTTGGCGCCGCCGCCCTCGGTTCAGGAAGGTGATTCCCGGGTCCGCCAGAACATGACGGCGCTGTCCTCGGATCCCGAATTCGCGAAGTGGCTGGGCGTGGAGGGACTGCTGCAGCGGTTCACGACGGCGGTCAGCAACATCTCGGACGGCGAAAGCCCGCGCATGGTGCTGTCCTTCATGGGGCCCACGGAGGGCTTCCAGGTCGTCGAGGACGAGGGAAAGACGACCATCAATCCGAGCAGCTACGAGCGGTACGATCCGGTGGCCCGGGTGATTGGCTCGCTGGACGTGCAGAATTCGGTGGCCGCCTGGAAGGAACTCAAGCCGCTGGCGGACCGGGTCTACGTGGAGATCGCGCCGCCGGGACGTTCATTCGAGCAGACCCTGGCCCAGGCGATTCAGCACCTGTTGGATGTGCCAGTGCCTCCGGACGACGTGGAAGTCACCGAACGGGGGGCCATTTACGTGTACGCGGATCCGCAGTTGGAGGGACTGAGCCGCGCCCAGAAGCATTTGCTGCGGATGGGGCCGAGGAACATGCAGCTCGTCCAGAACCGGCTCCGGGAACTCC
- a CDS encoding ribonuclease H-like domain-containing protein, whose amino-acid sequence MLARTFQLIPGVGPFREKELWADGIRTWDDFPAAGTGVAISKKTDEVAREYLLRAREALERRDLRTLAQLLPSREHWRLYPEFAGDAVYFDIETDGSQTQVPTVVCLFDSVGLHVFIQGRNMDALPEALAARRLWVTFNGTVFDAPVLRNYFGAEHFPSPEAHIDLRFVTRRLGMGGGLKDIEDKLGFGRPPHLKGVNGWDAVLLWRAYKARADVEALRYLVEYNLYDAFQLRTLMDMAYNRGADDLNQDVPRLPVFHRGDVLYDVSKIILELGPSERDLQTLERVRRQDRDLRDG is encoded by the coding sequence ATGCTCGCTCGGACGTTCCAGCTCATTCCGGGGGTCGGGCCGTTCCGCGAGAAGGAACTGTGGGCCGACGGCATCCGGACCTGGGACGACTTCCCGGCGGCGGGCACCGGCGTCGCCATCAGCAAGAAGACGGACGAGGTGGCGCGCGAGTACCTTCTCCGGGCCCGCGAGGCGCTGGAGCGGCGCGACTTGCGGACGCTGGCGCAGCTCCTCCCGTCCCGGGAGCACTGGCGGCTGTACCCGGAGTTCGCCGGGGACGCGGTCTACTTCGACATCGAGACGGACGGCAGCCAGACGCAGGTGCCCACGGTGGTCTGCCTGTTCGACAGCGTGGGCCTGCACGTCTTCATCCAGGGCCGGAACATGGACGCGCTGCCCGAGGCGCTCGCGGCGCGGCGGCTGTGGGTGACGTTCAACGGCACCGTCTTTGATGCGCCCGTGCTGCGGAACTATTTCGGCGCCGAGCATTTCCCGAGCCCCGAGGCGCACATCGATCTGCGCTTCGTGACGCGGCGCCTGGGGATGGGCGGCGGGCTGAAGGACATCGAGGACAAGCTGGGCTTCGGCCGGCCGCCGCACCTCAAGGGCGTGAACGGCTGGGACGCGGTGCTGCTGTGGCGTGCGTACAAGGCCCGGGCGGACGTGGAGGCCCTGCGGTACCTCGTGGAGTACAACCTCTACGACGCGTTCCAGCTCCGCACGCTGATGGACATGGCCTACAACCGGGGCGCGGACGACCTGAACCAGGACGTGCCCCGGCTGCCGGTGTTCCACCGGGGGGACGTGCTGTACGACGTCAGCAAGATCATCCTGGAGCTGGGGCCGTCCGAGCGGGACCTGCAGACGCTCGAGCGGGTGCGCCGCCAGGACCGCGATTTGCGCGACGGGTGA
- a CDS encoding (deoxy)nucleoside triphosphate pyrophosphohydrolase: protein MARTVRVVAALLPHPEDGSRFLVQQRLPGGSRALLWEFPGGKVEPGETDEAALARECREELDVALEVGRRLWEGRHTYPDLTVELVLYATRLVSGEPKPLGAHALRFLTPAEMGALPFCEADIPLLEDLVAGRMGNLG, encoded by the coding sequence GTGGCTCGCACGGTCCGGGTGGTGGCGGCGCTGCTGCCGCACCCGGAGGACGGCTCCCGGTTCCTCGTGCAGCAACGGCTCCCGGGCGGCAGCCGGGCCCTGCTCTGGGAGTTTCCCGGCGGCAAGGTCGAGCCTGGGGAGACGGACGAGGCGGCCCTGGCCCGCGAGTGCCGCGAGGAGCTGGACGTGGCGCTGGAGGTGGGCCGGCGGCTGTGGGAGGGCCGGCACACGTACCCGGATCTCACGGTGGAGCTGGTGCTGTACGCCACCCGGCTCGTGTCCGGTGAGCCCAAGCCGCTGGGCGCCCACGCGCTGCGGTTCCTGACGCCCGCGGAGATGGGGGCGCTGCCGTTCTGCGAGGCGGACATCCCGCTGCTGGAGGACCTGGTGGCCGGGAGGATGGGGAACCTGGGGTGA
- a CDS encoding PQQ-binding-like beta-propeller repeat protein, with protein sequence MKRRAWKRWIGAAAAVGLLGACSSVPLYGNPVTSSPRQAPSKFFEVAWWTPLVEPIALEYGPRELASPAVDPDSGRVITLTRDGVIRCVAPGGTLEWSYKTGNRFSAGAAVHEGIAYVPAGDGFLYALDVRTGKLKWKYEAGEALATTPVVSGTLVLVASESDTLFAVKADTGTWAWQYRRDTPTGFTIHGAGSPLVKDGTVYLGFSDGYLVALDVEAGTGKWEKALSSGATQFLDVDSTPVINDAGRLYVTSYQGGLYALDAETGDVEWNYAVSGLTSVMAAGEVVIASGDGRLDAYLSDNGRLLWSMSLGDRAGRSPVLARGMILLANQRALLFVDPRTGKSRMEWNPGDGISAPPRVMGSNAYVLSNNGYLYALHLRGGGG encoded by the coding sequence ATGAAGCGGCGTGCGTGGAAGCGTTGGATCGGGGCCGCGGCGGCCGTGGGTTTGCTCGGCGCGTGCAGCTCCGTTCCGCTGTATGGCAACCCGGTGACGTCCAGTCCCCGCCAGGCGCCCTCGAAGTTCTTCGAGGTGGCCTGGTGGACCCCGCTCGTCGAGCCGATCGCCCTGGAGTATGGCCCGCGCGAGCTGGCCAGCCCGGCGGTGGATCCGGACTCCGGGCGCGTGATTACCCTGACCCGGGATGGCGTCATCCGGTGCGTGGCCCCCGGCGGGACGCTGGAGTGGAGCTACAAGACGGGCAACCGCTTCTCGGCGGGCGCGGCGGTGCACGAGGGCATCGCCTATGTCCCCGCGGGGGACGGCTTCCTGTACGCGCTGGATGTGCGCACCGGGAAGCTCAAGTGGAAATACGAGGCCGGTGAGGCGCTCGCGACGACCCCGGTGGTCTCCGGGACGCTGGTGCTGGTGGCCTCCGAGAGCGACACGCTGTTCGCGGTGAAGGCGGACACGGGCACCTGGGCCTGGCAGTACCGGCGGGACACGCCCACCGGCTTCACCATTCACGGCGCGGGCTCCCCGCTGGTGAAGGACGGCACCGTGTACCTGGGCTTCTCGGACGGGTACCTCGTGGCGCTCGACGTGGAAGCAGGCACCGGCAAGTGGGAGAAGGCGCTGTCCTCGGGCGCCACCCAGTTCCTGGACGTGGACTCCACGCCCGTCATCAACGATGCGGGCCGGCTCTATGTCACGTCCTACCAGGGCGGGCTGTACGCGCTGGACGCCGAGACGGGTGACGTGGAGTGGAACTACGCGGTGAGCGGCCTGACGTCGGTGATGGCGGCCGGCGAGGTGGTCATCGCCAGCGGGGATGGCCGGCTGGATGCCTACCTGAGCGACAACGGCCGGCTGCTCTGGTCCATGAGCCTGGGCGACCGGGCGGGCCGCTCGCCGGTGCTGGCGCGCGGGATGATTCTCCTGGCCAACCAGCGGGCGCTGCTGTTCGTGGATCCGCGCACGGGCAAGTCCCGCATGGAGTGGAACCCGGGCGATGGCATCAGCGCGCCGCCCCGGGTGATGGGCTCCAACGCCTACGTCCTGTCGAACAACGGCTACCTCTATGCGCTGCACCTGCGCGGGGGCGGCGGTTGA
- a CDS encoding tetratricopeptide repeat protein: protein MAKPEKIPPEEPKQELKQPDAFQRVGAEAEDWLVQRQRIVVIAVGVLLVGGLGAALFSYTSARGEAKAAQALGAALAVLDRPVVPASEGEQPPVAPGEPAPFKTAQEQDDALVKALTAFRAEHSGTRAAAAAALPLGKAEYRLGNHDGAVAAFGEFLKSAAQNDPLRASAFEGQGYAYEAQQKYEPALAAFDEMAKLNSGGFLAGMGQYHRARILILQGKKDEAAAVLAKIPTEHAASSAARLSTERLALLAAEGVKVPTPAAPADSAQDAG, encoded by the coding sequence GTGGCCAAGCCCGAGAAGATTCCTCCCGAGGAGCCCAAGCAGGAGCTCAAGCAGCCGGACGCTTTCCAGCGTGTGGGGGCCGAAGCCGAGGACTGGCTGGTCCAGCGTCAGCGGATCGTCGTCATCGCCGTGGGCGTGCTGTTGGTGGGCGGCCTGGGCGCGGCCCTGTTCAGCTACACCTCCGCGCGCGGCGAGGCGAAGGCGGCCCAGGCGCTGGGCGCGGCGCTCGCGGTGCTCGACCGGCCGGTGGTCCCGGCCTCCGAGGGCGAGCAGCCGCCCGTGGCTCCCGGAGAGCCTGCCCCCTTCAAGACCGCCCAGGAGCAGGATGACGCGCTGGTGAAGGCCCTGACGGCGTTCCGCGCCGAGCACTCGGGCACCCGCGCCGCGGCCGCCGCGGCCCTGCCGCTGGGCAAGGCCGAGTACCGCCTGGGCAACCACGACGGGGCGGTCGCCGCCTTCGGCGAGTTCCTCAAGAGCGCGGCGCAGAACGACCCGCTGCGCGCCTCGGCGTTCGAGGGCCAGGGCTACGCCTACGAGGCGCAGCAGAAGTATGAGCCGGCGCTCGCGGCGTTCGACGAGATGGCGAAGCTGAACTCGGGCGGGTTCCTGGCCGGCATGGGCCAGTACCACCGGGCGCGCATCCTCATCCTCCAGGGCAAGAAGGACGAGGCGGCGGCGGTGCTGGCGAAGATTCCCACCGAGCACGCGGCCTCGTCCGCGGCGCGGCTGTCCACCGAGCGGCTGGCCCTGCTGGCGGCCGAGGGCGTCAAGGTGCCCACCCCGGCGGCGCCCGCTGACTCCGCGCAGGATGCGGGATAG
- the der gene encoding ribosome biogenesis GTPase Der: MKPLVAIVGRPNVGKSTLFNRLAGRRLALVEDEPGVTRDRHYADAQWGDRTFTLIDTGGFVPGEKDSLLKQVREQAQLAVEECDVILFVTDGRAGLTAADEAVAELLRKSGKPVLVAANKLDSGSDAMQALSAEFFRMGLGEVMPLSAEHALGVPQLVEAVLDRLPPKQEGEDAEVLPDDGTLRVAIIGRPNVGKSTMVNAILKEKRVVASEVPGTTRDPIDSALTYKGHKLILTDTAGIRRKRSIAHRVEQFSVVSALKVMDRSDVAVLIMDATEPAVDQDAKLAGLAEDKGRALVIVVNKWDLIGTDQRRQEAYREALKHSLKFVGYAPIIFTSALTGSKVEKVVDIAVELAEQFRYRAPTPQLNRLLEHMVDSNPAPIVAGKPLRLYYIAQVGTAPPTFALTCNNPERVPDMYKRYITNQLRKTFDLRVPLRLLFRARPGQAKREARKKPHLKGKGKKS; the protein is encoded by the coding sequence ATGAAACCGCTGGTCGCCATCGTCGGTCGCCCCAACGTGGGCAAGTCCACGCTGTTCAACCGGCTCGCCGGGCGGAGGCTCGCGCTCGTCGAGGACGAGCCCGGCGTGACGCGGGATCGCCACTACGCGGACGCGCAGTGGGGGGACCGCACCTTCACCCTCATCGACACGGGCGGCTTCGTCCCGGGCGAGAAGGACTCGCTGCTCAAGCAGGTGCGCGAGCAGGCGCAGCTGGCCGTGGAGGAGTGTGACGTCATCCTCTTCGTCACCGACGGGCGCGCGGGGCTCACCGCCGCGGACGAGGCGGTGGCGGAGCTGTTGCGCAAGAGCGGCAAGCCCGTGCTGGTGGCCGCCAACAAGCTCGACAGCGGCTCGGATGCCATGCAGGCGCTCTCGGCGGAGTTCTTCCGGATGGGGCTGGGCGAGGTGATGCCCCTGTCGGCCGAGCACGCCCTGGGCGTGCCTCAGCTCGTGGAGGCGGTGCTGGACCGGCTCCCCCCGAAGCAGGAGGGCGAGGACGCCGAGGTGCTCCCCGATGACGGCACCCTCCGGGTGGCCATCATCGGCCGGCCCAACGTGGGCAAGAGCACCATGGTGAACGCCATCCTCAAGGAGAAGCGGGTGGTGGCCAGCGAGGTGCCGGGCACCACGAGAGACCCCATCGACTCGGCGCTCACCTACAAGGGCCACAAGCTCATCCTCACGGACACGGCGGGCATCCGGCGCAAGCGCTCCATCGCGCACCGGGTGGAGCAGTTCTCCGTGGTGTCGGCGCTCAAGGTGATGGACCGCAGCGACGTGGCGGTGCTCATCATGGACGCCACCGAGCCCGCGGTGGACCAGGACGCGAAGCTGGCGGGCCTGGCCGAGGACAAGGGCCGGGCGCTCGTCATCGTGGTGAACAAGTGGGATCTCATCGGCACGGACCAGCGCCGGCAGGAGGCCTACCGCGAGGCGCTCAAGCACTCGCTGAAGTTCGTGGGCTACGCGCCCATCATCTTCACCTCGGCGCTGACGGGCTCCAAGGTGGAGAAGGTGGTGGACATCGCCGTGGAGCTGGCCGAGCAGTTCCGGTACCGGGCGCCCACCCCGCAGCTCAACCGGCTGCTGGAGCACATGGTGGACTCGAACCCGGCCCCCATCGTCGCCGGCAAGCCCCTGCGCCTGTACTACATCGCCCAGGTGGGCACGGCGCCGCCCACCTTTGCCCTCACGTGCAACAACCCCGAGCGCGTGCCGGACATGTACAAGCGGTACATCACCAACCAGCTTCGCAAGACGTTCGACTTGCGGGTGCCCCTGCGGCTGCTCTTCCGGGCGCGGCCGGGCCAGGCCAAGCGGGAGGCCCGCAAGAAGCCCCACCTGAAGGGCAAGGGCAAGAAGAGCTGA
- the era gene encoding GTPase Era — protein sequence MASNTYRSGFAALIGRPNVGKSTLINQLTGEKIAIVSPKPQTTRNRILGVVTRPEGQVAFIDTPGIHQAKGELNRYMVETALQAAEEVDLVLFVVEIPGGEKLEVGPGNRTILERLQKMGKPTFLVINKIDTLPKALILPLIDMYRTEFPFAEVVPISAREGDGVDRLFQVVLQHLPEGERIFDEDMLTDQQERTLVSEYIREQVLRHCRQEIPYSTAVLVEVFDESEREPRPDSPPGPLAGLIRIAASIYVERDSQKAIIIGKQGQMLKTIGTDARKAIQRLLGAHVYLSLRVRVEPRWSERPEGLKKLGYE from the coding sequence ATGGCCTCGAACACCTACCGCAGCGGCTTTGCCGCGCTCATTGGGCGCCCCAACGTGGGCAAGAGCACGCTGATCAACCAATTGACGGGCGAGAAGATCGCCATCGTCTCGCCCAAGCCCCAGACCACCCGCAACCGCATCCTGGGCGTGGTGACGCGCCCGGAGGGCCAGGTGGCCTTCATCGACACGCCGGGCATCCACCAGGCCAAGGGCGAGCTCAACCGCTACATGGTGGAGACCGCCCTCCAGGCGGCCGAGGAAGTGGACCTGGTCCTCTTCGTCGTGGAAATCCCCGGCGGGGAGAAGCTGGAGGTGGGCCCCGGCAACCGGACCATCCTCGAGCGGCTGCAGAAGATGGGCAAGCCGACCTTCCTGGTCATCAACAAGATCGACACGCTGCCCAAGGCGCTCATCCTCCCGCTCATCGACATGTACCGCACGGAGTTCCCCTTCGCGGAGGTGGTGCCCATCTCCGCCCGGGAGGGGGACGGGGTGGACCGGCTCTTCCAGGTGGTGCTGCAGCACCTGCCCGAGGGCGAGCGCATCTTCGACGAGGACATGCTCACCGATCAGCAGGAGCGCACGCTGGTCTCCGAGTACATCCGCGAGCAGGTGCTCCGGCACTGCCGGCAGGAAATCCCGTACTCCACCGCGGTGCTGGTGGAGGTGTTCGACGAGTCCGAGCGCGAGCCGCGGCCGGATTCGCCGCCCGGGCCGCTCGCGGGGCTCATCCGCATCGCCGCCTCCATCTACGTGGAGCGCGACAGCCAGAAGGCCATCATCATCGGCAAGCAGGGCCAGATGCTGAAGACCATCGGCACCGATGCGCGCAAGGCCATCCAGCGGCTGCTGGGTGCGCACGTCTATCTCTCGCTCCGGGTCCGGGTGGAGCCTCGCTGGAGCGAGCGCCCCGAAGGGCTCAAGAAGCTGGGTTACGAGTAA
- a CDS encoding peptidylprolyl isomerase yields MFRMLATALLLTASLAGAQPAAGKWTKKVQAGKDLYATLKTSQGDITVKLFSKDAPKTVANFVGLATGEKPWRDPATGDMSKKPLYSGTVFHRVIPDFMIQGGDPLGSGRGDPGYRFEDEFQSGRTFDKPGILAMANAGPGTNGSQFFITTSTPAHLNNRHTIFGEVVKGYEVVEAISNVPRGPADRPQTPVTLTQIDLSEKPPKGLVPAAKAPEAAPKPAPKASPKP; encoded by the coding sequence ATGTTCCGGATGCTCGCGACCGCCCTCCTGCTGACCGCTTCCCTCGCGGGAGCCCAGCCCGCTGCTGGCAAATGGACGAAGAAGGTCCAGGCCGGCAAGGACCTCTACGCCACGCTCAAGACGAGCCAGGGCGACATCACCGTCAAGCTCTTCTCCAAGGACGCGCCCAAGACGGTGGCGAACTTCGTGGGCCTGGCCACCGGCGAGAAGCCCTGGCGCGACCCGGCCACGGGGGACATGTCCAAGAAGCCCCTCTACAGCGGCACGGTGTTCCACCGCGTCATTCCGGACTTCATGATTCAGGGCGGGGACCCGCTGGGCTCCGGCCGGGGCGACCCGGGCTACCGCTTCGAGGACGAGTTCCAGAGCGGCCGCACCTTCGACAAGCCGGGCATCCTGGCCATGGCCAACGCGGGCCCCGGCACCAACGGCAGCCAGTTCTTCATCACCACCTCCACCCCGGCGCACCTGAACAACCGCCACACCATCTTCGGCGAGGTGGTGAAGGGCTACGAGGTGGTGGAGGCCATCTCCAACGTCCCCCGCGGCCCCGCGGACCGCCCGCAGACGCCCGTCACGCTCACCCAGATCGACCTGAGCGAGAAGCCCCCCAAGGGGCTCGTCCCCGCCGCCAAGGCCCCCGAGGCCGCGCCGAAGCCCGCGCCGAAGGCGTCCCCCAAGCCCTGA
- the rnc gene encoding ribonuclease III, with the protein MDKQNLQERVQSLELRLGVPFVRKDLGLAALTHKSYFNEHRDAGLQDNERLEFLGDAVVDLAISHRLMERFPLAAEGELSKLRALIVNEEGLARIAKRLGLGAMLLLGRGEEMTGGREKNSLLADALEAVIGAVFLGGGMEPVMTLVDQHFAEALDGVAQGRSGLDYKTKLQEDAQVRLKVPPRYRVVAEVGPDHEKTFEVEVSIGSELYARATGRNKKEAEQAAARATLDMLRKDDTPK; encoded by the coding sequence GTGGACAAGCAGAACCTCCAAGAGCGCGTCCAGTCGCTGGAGCTCCGGCTCGGGGTGCCGTTTGTCCGCAAGGACCTGGGGCTCGCGGCGCTCACCCACAAGAGCTACTTCAACGAGCACCGGGACGCGGGGCTCCAGGACAACGAGCGGCTGGAGTTCCTGGGGGACGCGGTGGTGGACCTGGCCATCAGCCACCGGTTGATGGAGCGCTTCCCCCTGGCGGCCGAGGGGGAGCTGTCCAAGCTGCGCGCCCTCATCGTCAACGAGGAGGGGCTGGCGCGCATCGCCAAGCGGCTGGGGCTGGGGGCCATGCTCCTGCTGGGCCGGGGCGAGGAGATGACCGGGGGGCGGGAGAAGAACTCCCTGCTCGCCGACGCCCTGGAGGCCGTGATTGGCGCGGTGTTCCTGGGCGGGGGCATGGAGCCCGTCATGACGCTGGTGGATCAGCACTTCGCCGAGGCCCTGGACGGGGTGGCCCAGGGGCGCAGCGGCCTGGACTACAAGACGAAGCTCCAGGAGGACGCGCAGGTGCGGCTGAAGGTACCCCCGCGCTACCGGGTGGTGGCCGAGGTGGGGCCGGACCACGAGAAGACCTTCGAGGTGGAGGTCTCCATCGGCTCGGAGCTGTACGCGCGCGCCACCGGCCGGAACAAGAAGGAAGCCGAGCAGGCAGCCGCCCGGGCCACCCTGGACATGCTTCGCAAGGACGACACCCCGAAGTGA
- the meaB gene encoding methylmalonyl Co-A mutase-associated GTPase MeaB translates to MATATQLSQRVLAGDIRAASRLMRNIDDGVQSATADLQALFPRTGRAYIIGITGSPGAGKSTLTDRLIARYRKQGKRVGVLAVDPTSPFTGGAILGDRIRMQEHATDPGVFIRSLATRGNLGGLSRATGDCIRVMDAMGQDIVLVETVGVGQDEIDIAQMAHTTIVVAVPGMGDDVQAIKAGILEVADLFAVNKADLDGADRMVRELRMMLELRHAVKAPAMDHDAHHRMVLAKAQGHHVEEPPSAREWEPPILKVVAARNQGIDELVEAVEQHRLFLDETGQRRDRERARAAMQFVALLRERLLRGALGRLERERGRLDEVASRIAERQADPYALAEELASQLSE, encoded by the coding sequence TTGGCTACGGCGACTCAACTGTCCCAGAGGGTGCTCGCGGGGGATATCCGCGCCGCGTCGCGCCTGATGCGCAACATCGATGATGGCGTGCAGAGCGCCACGGCGGACTTGCAGGCCCTGTTTCCCCGGACAGGCCGCGCCTACATCATCGGAATCACGGGCTCGCCGGGGGCGGGCAAGTCCACGCTGACCGACCGGCTCATCGCCCGCTACCGCAAGCAGGGCAAGCGCGTGGGCGTGCTCGCGGTGGACCCGACGAGCCCCTTCACCGGCGGCGCCATCCTCGGCGACCGCATCCGCATGCAGGAGCACGCCACGGACCCGGGGGTCTTCATCCGCTCCCTGGCCACGCGCGGCAACCTGGGCGGCCTGTCGCGCGCCACCGGCGACTGCATCCGCGTCATGGACGCCATGGGCCAGGACATCGTCCTGGTGGAGACGGTGGGGGTGGGGCAGGACGAGATCGACATCGCTCAGATGGCGCACACCACCATCGTGGTGGCGGTGCCGGGCATGGGCGATGATGTGCAGGCCATCAAGGCGGGCATCCTCGAGGTGGCGGACCTGTTCGCGGTGAATAAGGCGGACCTGGACGGCGCCGACCGCATGGTGCGCGAGCTGCGGATGATGCTGGAGCTGCGCCACGCGGTGAAGGCGCCCGCCATGGACCACGACGCGCACCACCGGATGGTGCTCGCCAAGGCCCAGGGGCACCACGTGGAGGAGCCCCCGTCCGCGCGCGAGTGGGAGCCGCCCATCCTCAAGGTGGTGGCCGCGCGCAACCAGGGCATCGACGAGCTGGTGGAGGCGGTGGAGCAGCACCGCCTCTTCCTGGACGAGACGGGCCAGCGCCGGGACCGGGAGCGGGCCCGGGCCGCCATGCAGTTCGTGGCCCTGCTGCGCGAGCGGCTCTTGCGCGGCGCGCTGGGGCGGCTGGAGCGGGAGCGGGGCCGCCTGGACGAGGTGGCCAGCCGTATCGCCGAGCGGCAGGCGGACCCCTACGCGCTCGCCGAGGAACTGGCGAGTCAGCTCTCGGAGTAG
- a CDS encoding acyl-CoA dehydrogenase family protein has product MDFELPESHRALRASLKDFCERQVKAPSREWDKNETFPMEVVRELGQLGVLGMLVSEEYGGAAMDSLAVAVAVEEIARYDGSLALTVASHNGLGTSHIRVFGNEAQKRKYLPKLATGEWLGAWGLTEPGSGSDASGLKATAVRHGDTWVLNGAKMFITQGTVGDVFVVLALTSPEKRQKGITAFILEKGLKGFSQRPIHGKMGMRSSDTAELILEGVEVPDSARLGEVDRGFIDTLKILDKGRITIGALAVGLGRGALEESLRYARERTAFGQPIAEFQGLRWMFADMKTELDAARLLVHRAAVMADQGQPYTQAASMAKLFASEAATRACNKAVQIHGGYGYTREFPVERYLRDAKLCEIGEGTSEVQRSVIAREIFKG; this is encoded by the coding sequence ATGGACTTCGAACTTCCTGAAAGCCACCGCGCCCTCCGGGCTTCCCTCAAGGACTTCTGCGAGCGCCAGGTGAAGGCTCCGTCCCGCGAGTGGGACAAGAACGAGACGTTCCCCATGGAGGTGGTCCGGGAGCTGGGCCAGCTCGGCGTCTTGGGCATGCTGGTCTCCGAGGAGTACGGCGGGGCCGCGATGGACAGCCTGGCCGTGGCGGTCGCCGTCGAGGAGATCGCCCGCTATGACGGCTCGCTGGCGCTCACGGTCGCCTCGCACAACGGCCTGGGGACGAGCCACATCCGCGTCTTCGGCAACGAGGCGCAGAAGCGCAAGTACCTGCCCAAGCTGGCCACCGGCGAGTGGCTGGGCGCCTGGGGCCTGACCGAGCCTGGATCCGGCTCGGATGCCTCCGGCCTGAAGGCCACTGCGGTGCGCCACGGGGACACGTGGGTGCTCAACGGCGCCAAGATGTTCATCACCCAGGGCACCGTGGGCGATGTCTTCGTGGTGCTGGCGCTCACCAGCCCCGAGAAGCGCCAGAAGGGCATCACCGCCTTCATCCTGGAGAAGGGGCTCAAGGGCTTCAGCCAGCGCCCCATCCACGGCAAGATGGGCATGCGCTCCTCGGACACGGCGGAGCTCATCCTGGAGGGCGTGGAGGTGCCCGACTCGGCCCGGCTGGGCGAGGTGGACCGGGGCTTCATCGACACGCTGAAGATTCTGGACAAGGGCCGCATCACCATCGGCGCGCTGGCGGTGGGGTTGGGCCGGGGCGCGCTGGAGGAGTCCCTGCGTTATGCCCGCGAGCGGACCGCCTTTGGCCAGCCCATCGCCGAGTTCCAGGGGCTGCGCTGGATGTTCGCGGACATGAAGACGGAGCTGGACGCGGCGCGGCTGCTCGTCCACCGCGCGGCCGTCATGGCCGACCAGGGCCAGCCGTACACCCAGGCGGCCTCCATGGCCAAGCTGTTCGCCTCCGAGGCGGCCACGCGCGCCTGCAACAAGGCCGTGCAGATTCACGGCGGCTACGGCTACACCCGCGAGTTCCCCGTCGAGCGCTACCTTCGCGACGCGAAGTTGTGCGAGATTGGCGAAGGGACCAGTGAGGTCCAGCGCAGCGTTATCGCCCGCGAGATCTTCAAGGGTTAA